The Pseudomonas pergaminensis nucleotide sequence CAAACACCCAGTGCAAGTGCGCAGTCCCAGCCGGTGGATAAGGCGTTGCGGCGTCCGTGTGTGGTGGCGTTGGTGTCGGTTAATGGTGGAGTGGGGCGCAGTACCCTGGCCACAGCGTTGAGCAGCGGCCTGCAGCGTCTGGGCGAGTCGGTGGTCGCCATCGATCTGGACCCACAGAACGCCCTGCGGATGCACTTCGGAGTCAGCCCGAGTTCGCCGGGTATCGGCCCGACCAGCCTACGCAATGCGCATTGGGACACGCTCCAACAACCCGGCTTTGTCGGCAGTCGCGTGATTACCTTTGGCGACACCGACCTGCGCCAGCAGGATGACCTGCAACGCTGGCTCAAGCATGAGCCGGACTGGCTGGCGCAACGCCTGGCCGCCTTGGACCTGAGCGCCCGTCATACCGTGATCATCGACACCCCTGCCGGTAACAACGTCTATTTCCATCAAGCCTTGAGCGTGGCCGATGTGGTGTTGGTGATCGCCCAGGCCGATGCCGCCTCCCTGGGCACCCTGGACCAGCTTGACGGGCTGCTGGCGCCGCACCTTGAGCGCGAGCATCCACCCCACGTTCATTTTGTGCTCAACCAACTGGATGAAGACAATGCCTTCAGCCTGGATATGGTCGAGGCGTTCAAGCAGCGCCTGGGCGCTAAAGAACCACTGGAAGTGCACCGCGACATGGCGATCAGCGAGGCATTGGCGTTTGGCGCCGACCCCTTGGACAGCCAGGAATTGACCTTGGCCGGAGACGATATCAATGAGCTTTGCCGCCTGTTGATCGCACGCAGAAAACACCTATAAATCGCGCTTTATACGGTTAACGCCAGATGCTTATGCACAATCGGTTGGATGTCGGTGTCATCAAACAGCCCTTTTGTGGAGGCGTTCTCATCACACCGCAACTGCCTGTTTTACGTGCGTTTTATTTTGTGAACAAAAAATGACCAGCCTGGCTTTTGCCCTGTAGCGTAGATGGCTACAGGCTCCGTAAAGAATCCATCAACAGAGTTATCCACAGGCTGCACGGCGACAATTTTGCCTCTTAATCGCGCTCG carries:
- the bcsQ gene encoding cellulose biosynthesis protein BcsQ, producing MSFTDGLLVLLGKDVSRDVQGLNARLHFFGSIPVDDGTPFPPQTPSASAQSQPVDKALRRPCVVALVSVNGGVGRSTLATALSSGLQRLGESVVAIDLDPQNALRMHFGVSPSSPGIGPTSLRNAHWDTLQQPGFVGSRVITFGDTDLRQQDDLQRWLKHEPDWLAQRLAALDLSARHTVIIDTPAGNNVYFHQALSVADVVLVIAQADAASLGTLDQLDGLLAPHLEREHPPHVHFVLNQLDEDNAFSLDMVEAFKQRLGAKEPLEVHRDMAISEALAFGADPLDSQELTLAGDDINELCRLLIARRKHL